The following proteins are co-located in the Mauremys reevesii isolate NIE-2019 linkage group 23, ASM1616193v1, whole genome shotgun sequence genome:
- the PTAFR gene encoding platelet-activating factor receptor — protein MSSKGGISTLSPLSVTTLSANTSCGVDSEFRYPLFTIMYSFIFILGFIANCYVLWIFCQVYAWRKLNEIKIFMVNLIVADLLFLITLPLWIVYYHHQGNWIMPTFLCNVAGYLFFVNTYCSIAFLTVITYNRFQAVTKPITAAQFPTRRRGIFLSAAIWVVIVSSALYYLIGDGTNEEEINNSTIKRCFERYNTTGDTLPILAIHVVIFIIFVFIFLFILVCNLFIIRTLLTKSVQLQKSTRVKQRAFRMVCTVLAVFIICFVPHHLIDLPWTLTVLELWQKENCPLRQQINDAHQVTLCLLSTNCMLDPVIYCFLTKKFRKHLSENLKSMKGSRKCSRQTTETVIEGTVPINDLPTNPMRNEYSPVSY, from the coding sequence ATGTCCTCGAAGGGGGGAATTAGCACTCTTTCACCCCTGAGTGTCACCACCCTGTCCGCTAACACCTCATGCGGGGTGGACTCTGAGTTCAGATACCCCCTTTTCACCATCATGTACAGCTTCATCTTCATTCTGGGCTTCATTGCCAATTGCTATGTGCTGTGGATTTTCTGCCAGGTTTATGCTTGGAGGAAACTAAACGAAATCAAGATCTTCATGGTGAACCTGATAGTGGCTGACCTGCTGTTCCTAATCACACTGCCCCTGTGGATCGTTTACTATCACCACCAAGGAAACTGGATTATGCCTACATTCCTGTGTAACGTGGCCGGCTACTTGTTCTTTGTTAACACCTACTGCTCCATCGCCTTTTTGACAGTCATCACATACAACCGATTCCAGGCAGTGACCAAGCCCATCACAGCTGCTCAGTTCCCCACCCGGAGAAGGGGTATCTTCCTCTCCGCAGCTATCTGGGTGGTGATAGTGAGCAGTGCTTTGTACTACCTCATTGGCGATGGAACTAATGAGGAGGAGATTAACAATAGCACCATCAAGCGGTGTTTCGAGCGCTATAACACCACTGGCGACACTCTGCCCATCCTCGCCATCCACGTTGTCATATTCATTATTTTtgtcttcattttcctgtttataCTGGTGTGTAACTTGTTCATTATCAGGACACTGCTGACCAAGTCAGTGCAGCTGCAGAAGAGCACCCGTGTCAAGCAGAGGGCATTCAGGATGGTATGCACTGTCCTCGCTGTATTCATCATATGCTTTGTACCTCACCATCTCATTGACCTCCCCTGGACGCTGACGGTCCTAGAACTGTGGCAGAAAGAAAACTGTCCATTGCGCCAGCAGATCAATGATGCCCATCAGGTGACTCTATGCCTCCTGAGCACCAACTGCATGCTGGACCCTGTCATCTACTGCTTCCTCACCAAGAAGTTCAGGAAGCACCTTTCAGAGAATCTTAAAAGCATGAAAGGGAGTCGCAAGTGTTCCAGGCAAACCACTGAAACAGTGATTGAGGGCACAGTGCCCATCAATGACCTCCCCACCAATCCCATGAGAAATGAATACAGCCCTGTCTCTTACTGA